The Sabethes cyaneus chromosome 1, idSabCyanKW18_F2, whole genome shotgun sequence DNA segment CGACCCTTAATTTGAGCAAGAAACAAGTGACACCGTAAGTGACGACAATTTTCCAACCAGGCACGTATTTTTGTCGCCTATAATCTGGTTAAAATAGTGGCTTTCTGCCGAAATTTGAACCGCATGAAACGGTATAGTATTAACCGAACGAAACGAAGTAATTCGGAGAATACAGGGCATCAAGTTACCAAGTTACCGCAAAATACAAGATTTATCATAGCACCACCGCACATCCAGACTCGATGTAAAGGTGCACATTTTTTGATGATTTAGAATTTCACACATTTCGTAGCGCGATTAGTTCATAGCGCGACACATCCGCTCGATTAGTTATTAAGCACCACATGTGCAAAATGCTAATGCAGCGAAAGTTTGGAAACATGTTCAGCTTTAGGAATCTGAATAACGCTGTTACTACTAGGTTTAAGTAGAGTTAAATttagagaaaagaaaaagtaaaagcaAACAAAACAGCTAGGTCGGTATCAAGTTCTTGCTTCAACGAACAGattctttttcataaaacactTTACCATTGCTATGGCACTCGCATAGTaaccagaatgaaaaaaaaagcttacttaaggttcaaacatgcgtcattgatttctggtatttcaaaagcagtttttgtttaaaacaaaagatatgttcCCCAAATTTTATCATTGTGTTTTTTGCGTCTTTCCGAACACGATGATAAATTTTCATGGACAAATCTTTtggttttgagcataaaaactggttttgaaatcccagaaatcaatgacgcTTGTTTGAACCTTAATGAAAAAAGTACAAAGCTTATTTTctagcagggatggttcgatcactttgactcaattttgattcatttgacagtaccgtctcagcggatccaaatatgacaaagttatatatgggacatttgtatagcaagctattatctataattttgttaaataaagttttgctgtatcttttgtagttacggtgctacgatgctagtatcttattattgactaaatgaacgttcatttagtcactgatgagttactagcattgtagcaccgtaactacaaaagatacagcagaacctttttcagtaaaattgtagataagaaccagttctacaaatgtctcgtACATAAATTCGTCATATTTGGGTCGGCTGAgagggtactgtcaaatgaatcaaaattgagtcaaagtgatcgaaccatccctgttttCTAGtattgcaaaattactaaagttCACCATTGAAACAAACATGGTGAACATTCGTTAGCTGATATGGTCAAACCTTTGTTAAAATTTAGCCTTTTGATTGGTTTGAAAAACTGAGCGGACCTGACTATTTCGCGTAGTTGATGTTTTCAGTGTTTGAAGCTCATTATTTCCCTTGGATGAAGGATATATAAATAGGCTGTCTGCAGGAAATAACCATGCAAATAATTGCATCTTGAGTAGAGCTTTACAGAAAAGAAAGGTAGCTGTAAACAAATATTCAACGGATTCTCACGAGTCAGCATTCCTTGCACAGTGCATGATATATGTAGTAATAGAGAAAGCACAAAAACTAGACAGTGTACATTCGAGGTTTAAATTTGAACAGTGCTTCAGATGCCTATTTGAAATAATCATGTTGTCGATGTTCGTTGATTATTATCAAGCAGTTaacattcataaaaaatacttaaaattttgaaagatATTAACAGCTTTCGATCAATACAAATAGGTAGTTGggcaaaaaatgtttcaaagaaaaataaaattgtcgcACTAGGTCACTTAATACTTAAAAAACTTTACCATCCCAGTAACGGTTAAAGGTTGTTGGTTTTTGTTTTCCAtccaaaacagaaaacagatgaGATACCTATCCAAATCAGGGAACGATCCGCACGCAGACTCCATCGTCCGAATTAGCGACCCATGCTTCGATCACCTTACCGTGGATACTATCCGGTTTACCATTGACCATCATTGTCTTCAGCACAGGCAAATCTGAAAACAGGGATTCAAAATATAATTTACATCGTTTCCTACATTGCTGCACTTACTTTCAACGATGACCTCGTTATTATAGACAATTTTGCTCAAAGTAGGAGGGAAACGTCTGACGTTGGCCGGTTGAATGCTGGCAATTATACCCACGTCAAGAAGCATAAAATTACCCTCAGTTATGTCGTACAGTGCCCGGCTCCAGTCGGACTCGTGTAAAACGAGACATACTTCACCCTCCTTTGTGGGCTGGTATGGGTTTGGATCGAGCGGTCCGAGCTTCAGACAGTTTTGCAATACCAAAGCATACTGTTCGATATATTCACACCCGATAACCGAGATGATGCGCGTATCCAACATTTCGCTGGCGTCAATGATCATCATTCGCTGTTTGGAGTCCAATGTGAGCTGCTTGGTTTCAATTGATTCCTGTCAATGGTATTAGAAGGAAgtttaatgtttattttttcctcAATTTGAGCAATTCATTCCATAGGTTTCAATATACCCAAACTTTGAAATTTTCCTTTCGaaaatttttacagcaaagacaAATAAAGTTCCAAAAACATGGTTTaatgtatacaaatttcaagttcaacatAAATTAGATTAGAGCTAAAAAATAATTGGGAGGGTAagttacaaaaaaaataattgggGAGGTAAGTTACAAAAAAATAACATGGGTTTTAGTTTGTTAGAAATACGCTCGCCGTCATTTTTCGTCAACAATGCAATGCTCAAACTGGTTTCATCATTCAAGGCTCTGCctttacaatattgttgaaaattTCACAAACTATACGAACAAAACATGGAAAATGTTAGTTTATGAGTAAAAGTTAGTTTTAGAATACATACAGGCAATATTCAATTCACAACATCTCTTCGTCACTGTCGCAGATTTGTGAAATCATGTCACTGATTAAATCCAGGTCTTCCAGATTGTTGTTTATACTTACGTCATACAAAACCGGAGTATAATCACTAGGATCTGCTATCTTCAGAGACACATCTTTCGTTTGCTTTTCAGCAGCACGATCCTTATCCGATCTCTCTCGTTCTTTCTGCTCCTGCTGTTGCTTTTTTTCTCGGAGTAGATTTTCCTTTAACTCAACTAGTTGCATGTTCAACGTGACTGTCTCCTTCAACCGCTTTAGCACAACCTGTTGCATTTCGGAGTCACGCATGCTGCTGGCTTTAACCAGTTCAAACTCAACTGACTCTTCGCATTCGTCCAGGAGCTGTTTTTGTTCCTTACTAAACATTTCAATACCTTCCAATTGGACTGGGAATGTCAAGTATTTGGCCCACTTAAGATCTTGATCAGCGATTTCCTTGGCAGTTTTCCACGGAATCGCAccagtgttgccaaaatcgacgAACTGGACTTCCAATTGATCTTCCTGTATGCGCAGTACTTTTGCACGGTAAAACCCACCCATGTAGGGAGCAAAAATCACATCATCAACATGCGGAATTTCCTTCAGCGCCGGCGCTTCCTTCGATGCATGATaaattttgtttcccaatttatGATAGTCACTAGAGTCCCCGTGTTCAGCATTATTATGGTAAATGTAGATAAATCCACTGGGAAGAGATGCAGATATTTTAACTTTACTACCGGTACGAGGAAGTGGTCCCGGCTGAAGAATACGTTCCTTGATGGCTGACTTTGCTAGCTTAAGACGCTGCAGTTTGCCACCCAATTGATTCATTTTATTGGCATTATCTGGCGAATTATTCGTTTTCGGTGGCGACTGCTGTTGATTTTTACCAACATCCAGATAGTCATCGGAACCATTGCTCGATTGTGATTTATTAAGATTTTTATTAGCAGCGTTAGAATAGTTCTTCTTAGGAGCATTTTGGGCACCACgtttgttgttattgttattaaaaGAGTTGTTGTCTGGCGCACCTTTTGACTGATGCTGATTGAGATTGGTATCCTGTACTACAGGCGAATACGTGGAACTGGAGGCAGTGGAGTTCAGCTTAAAAGCTGTGGCCTCCTGAAGCATGCGCTTATTTGAGTAAGATATCGGCACCAGGcggctagtaaataaataatgcACTTAACATGGCATATGTATTGTGTACCATAAATACTCACGGCATGCAAAAAGCTTTGTGCTTTGCCCAATCCGCACGTTGGCAGCTAACATCACAATAGTAAGCACCGCACTGGCATTCGAAGTTGGGCATTTTCGTACAGAACCAGCAGCCTAGTGGAATCTCGGGCTGTGATTCGGCCGATTCCTGTAAGTAAAAGTTTTTTATTAATAATATTTTAAGGATTGTTCCGAAAGAACCGCTAGTTTACCTCCACTGGTTTTTGGGATGAGAATTCTCTATCTGCTTGTTGAAATAGTACGTCGTTGCCGCCCTGATAGTTGTTACCATTACTGTAATTGTTACCGTTAACGTGGTTACTTTCACCGCCTCTTTGATTATTTTGGTAGTTTTGACGATTTCCTTTGGATTTCTGGATTTTTACGAGAAAAAAAGACCGTACAAAGAATGTTGCATTTTAGAAAAGGTTAATATCGCTAATAATAGCATTCAAAATATTTCTACGAAAGAATATGTCcacttcaattacgtagtcgtgctaacgtaagaactagtaTCAATCTTAAATATGTCCACTGATAAGTGCTTTTTAAAAGCAGCAGTTAGCAGTTGAAAAGTAGTTAAAAACTGCTACTTACTCCGCCTGTACTGCCTCTGGATTGATTTGCTTGGCTGTT contains these protein-coding regions:
- the LOC128736451 gene encoding uncharacterized protein LOC128736451 — encoded protein: MPRNDNGKMSVEQQQRIQPGRVMIILMDPLVMDDVVIQVVKQIGKVKNMHRPASNPQLIFVQFEDPECSTKAIEILRNYPIFKSVGPAIRSERYDSFKDNSQANQSRGSTGGKSKGNRQNYQNNQRGGESNHVNGNNYSNGNNYQGGNDVLFQQADREFSSQKPVEESAESQPEIPLGCWFCTKMPNFECQCGAYYCDVSCQRADWAKHKAFCMPRLVPISYSNKRMLQEATAFKLNSTASSSTYSPVVQDTNLNQHQSKGAPDNNSFNNNNNKRGAQNAPKKNYSNAANKNLNKSQSSNGSDDYLDVGKNQQQSPPKTNNSPDNANKMNQLGGKLQRLKLAKSAIKERILQPGPLPRTGSKVKISASLPSGFIYIYHNNAEHGDSSDYHKLGNKIYHASKEAPALKEIPHVDDVIFAPYMGGFYRAKVLRIQEDQLEVQFVDFGNTGAIPWKTAKEIADQDLKWAKYLTFPVQLEGIEMFSKEQKQLLDECEESVEFELVKASSMRDSEMQQVVLKRLKETVTLNMQLVELKENLLREKKQQQEQKERERSDKDRAAEKQTKDVSLKIADPSDYTPVLYDESIETKQLTLDSKQRMMIIDASEMLDTRIISVIGCEYIEQYALVLQNCLKLGPLDPNPYQPTKEGEVCLVLHESDWSRALYDITEGNFMLLDVGIIASIQPANVRRFPPTLSKIVYNNEVIVENLPVLKTMMVNGKPDSIHGKVIEAWVANSDDGVCVRIVP